Proteins encoded within one genomic window of Aspergillus nidulans FGSC A4 chromosome VII:
- a CDS encoding uncharacterized protein (transcript_id=CADANIAT00007855) yields the protein MPEYHPFDRVGSEKDPFTFILSTFSLPYHSRDLIALCKEDLTCKKLELL from the exons ATGCCAGAATATCACCCATTTGACAGAGTGGGGagcgagaagg ATCCTTTTACCTTTATCTTGTCTACATTTTCCCTACCCTATCACTCACGTGACCTGATAGCCCTGTGCAAAGAGGATTTGACATGCAAGAAGCTTGAACTGCTTTAG
- a CDS encoding uncharacterized protein (transcript_id=CADANIAT00007856), giving the protein MAKQIQPKPSALATLIPELQWLIFNCLSFDDKVLFTEIGLFHPDLLTSHGQTNTYDQHGRTLLHVAAEKGCVRAAQHLLCGGATPSAKMGPGARDFNTTPLILAAQQENKELVNLLLSHGADVNDWDYSGITALHYAVIRGDGRIVRILLDKGAKQTNNYDIGCPVHVAAASGALEILRLLVAHGADVGASKRGLSALDIALLNGNIAAARILVDAGAPLNDPVEGWGLFNPTLMVAGGPHAADAAEIVLDHSIASIDSVARQREVEEWWKPRQKGEYAELLQAMLVAGADPNQTFRSATPLHLAVVAGNEHAVRVLLEAGADVHARTDRALQRKEERERVGGSTCCASQAGAFQCIWPLIFASISGVQSRSSISSVLRQPGNLCCFTPSLFARFKAHGENACLLFVERSDETRASAQSRGPGCQDSSTHLPAPIPIPMRRGAGSWRARRNVLRFRPMYQGCCSKDYSSGFTPEHCDTGRISDCNATAEYGQLCAPTSSDTEVSPRIFAAMAVKRTPTALDVASQSAMSFKRRIGYYELFNYYKGCNVIEPESLIIEPFTHINLAFVNLGDDYTLIDEYGNIADCVLFLKFSNPGLRVNIAVGGWVFSDAPTQHLWTQMARSHEKQQTFINSVVKYPQDYPRGCRASAQWQEVMNRLWQQSEKPLSPENFPGRMNRNDDMRLEARNREIKRTPFTYYSRHNHPACQTRIHQWKKEKKVDEREEGDKTTNYPAAKSQSPKH; this is encoded by the exons ATGGCCAAGCAAATCCAACCAAAACCCAGCGCACTCGCCACCCTCATTCCCGAGCTTCAGTGGCTCATTTTCAATTGCTTATCGTTCGATGATAAAGTCCTCTTCACCGAGATCGGGCTATTTCACCCGGATCTCTTGACCAGCCACGGCCAGACGAATACATACGACCAACACGGCCGAACGCTCCTCCACGTCGCCGCAGAGAAAGGATGCGTAAGGGCAGCGCAGCACCTCCTCTGTGGCGGCGCCACCCCATCGGCGAAAATGGGCCCAGGGGCACGCGATTTTAATACAACACCGCTAATCCTTGCCGCCCAGCAAGAGAACAAGGAACTCGTGAACCTGCTCCTGAGTCATGGAGCCGACGTTAATGACTGGGACTACAGCGGCATAACGGCACTCCACTACGCCGTCATACGCGGCGACGGACGCATCGTCCGGATTCTTCTCGATAAGGGCGCAAAGCAGACGAACAACTACGACATCGGTTGCCCCGTCCATGTCGCGGCTGCAAGCGGGGCCCTGGAGATACTTCGACTCCTCGTGGCGCACGGAGCGGATGTCGGCGCCAGCAAGCGAGGCCTGTCGGCGCTCGACATCGCGCTTCTTAATGGAAATATCGCGGCTGCGCGGATTCTCGTTGACGCGGGGGCGCCGCTGAACGATCCCGTCGAGGGCTGGGGCTTGTTCAACCCAACGCTGATGGTCGCCGGCGGGCCGCATGCGGCCGATGCTGCTGAGATAGTACTTGATCACAGCATTGCGAGCATTGATTCTGTGGCTCGCCAaagggaggtggaagagtGGTGGAAGCCGCGGCAAAAGGGGGAATACGCGGAGCTTCTGCAGGCGATGCTTGTGGCCGGCGCGGACCCGAACCAGACCTTTCGGTCTGCCACGCCGCTGCAtttggctgttgttgctgggaatgagcaTGCGGTGCGGGTTCTGCTTGAGGCTGGGGCGGATGTTCATGCGAGAACAGACCGGG CTCTGCAGCGcaaggaagagagggagagagtTGGCGGATCCACCTGCTGTGCCAGTCAAGCCGGGGCGTTTCAGTGCATCTGGCCTCTGATTTTCGCCAGCATCAGCGGAGTGCAATCCCGTTCCTCAATTTCGTCTGTTCTCCGACAACCAGGGAATCTTTGTTGCTTCACTCCTTCTTTATTCGCTCGTTTCAAGGCGCACGGCGAA AATGCATGTTTGCTCTTTGTCGAGCGCAGCGATGAAACCCGTGCATCCGCTCAGAGCCGCGGGCCTGGGTGCCAGGATTCTAGCACTCATCTCCCTGCTCCCATTCCTATTCCTATGCGCCGTGGCGCAGGGAGTTGGAGAGCCCGGCGGAACGTGCTCAGATTCCGTCCCATGTACCAGGGCTGCTGCAGTAAGGACTACTCAAGCGGCTTTACGCCGGAACACTGTGATACTGGCCGCATAAGCGACTGCAACGCAACGGCAGAGTACGGGCA GCTCTGTGCCCCCA CGAGTTCCGATACTGAGGTGTCACCTCGGATTTTTGCGGCGATGGCTGTCAAAAGAACTCCAACGGCGTTGGACGTGGCCAGCCAGA GCGCCATGTCCTTCAAGCGGCGCATTGGGTACTATGAGCTGTTCAACTACTACAAGGGTTGCAACGTGATCGAGCCCGAGAGTCTCATCATCGAGCCATTTACTCACATAAATCTGGCGTTTGTAAACCTTGGCGACGACTACACGTTGATCGACGAATATGGCAATATCGCCGACTGCGTCTTGTTCCTCAAGTTCTCCAACCCTGGTCTGCGCGTGAATATCGCTGTTGGAGGATGGGTATTTAGTGACGCCCCGACGCAGCACCTGTGGACGCAAA TGGCTCGCTCGCACGAGAAACAACAGACATTCATCAACTCTGTTGTAAAGTACCCCCAGGACTACCCCAGGGGGTGTAGGG CATCTGCACAGTGGCAAGAGGTTATGAATCGGTTGTGGCAACAGTCAGAGAAGCCCCTATCACCTGA GAATTTCCCCGGACGCATGAATCGCAATGACGACATGCGTCTAGAAGCCAGGAATCGCGAGATCAAGAGAACG CCCTTCACATACTACTCCCGCCACAACCACCCAGCATGTCAAACCCGAATCCACCAatggaaaaaggaaaagaaggtggatgaaagagaggaaggGGATAAGACCACAAACTACCCAGCCGCGAAGTCACAGTCTCCAAAGCACTAA
- a CDS encoding intradiol ring-cleavage dioxygenase (transcript_id=CADANIAT00007857), which translates to MTPHRFDPKFTDNVVNAMGKDVDPRFRQLMASLIRHVHDFARENELTVDEWMAGVQLMNWAGQMSTAKRNEGQMVCDVIGLESLVDEITFKLADEATDAPTATAILGPFFRADTPFRSNGESIVKTAPKEKDGKGEIAYMAGQVMDLVTKKPLVGAVVEVWQASTNGLYEQQDPEQEEFNLRGKFRTDENGRYSFYCLRPTPYPAPDDGPAGMLLKLMDRHVFRPAHIHIIATHDGYRPLTTQIFDRQDPYLTSDAVFAVKESLIVDFIERKGDPQAGLELNFDVKLVPDGMKSNGA; encoded by the exons ATGACTCCGCACCGCTTCGATCCCAAATTCACAGACAATGTCGTCAACGCTATGGGCAAGGATGTCGACCCGCGGTTTCGACAACTCATGGCCTCGCTAATCCGGCATGTACACGATTTCGCCCGCGAGAACGAACTCACCGTTGACGAGTGGATGGCTGGGGTACAACTTATGAACTGGGCCGGCCAGATGAGCACCGCAAAGCGGAACGAGGGACAGATGGTTTGCGATGTAATCGGACTTGAGTC CCTCGTCGACGAGATAACCTTCAAACTAGCTGACGAAGCCACCGACGCACCAACGGCGACCGCAATTTTAGGGCCCTTCTTTCGCGCTGACACCCCCTTCCGCTCAAACGGCGAAAGCATCGTCAAGACAGCACCGAAAGAGAAAGACGGTAAAGGCGAGATAGCCTACATGGCTGGCCAAGTGATGGACTTAGTCACCAAAAAGCCGCTGGTTGgcgcggtggtggaggtgtGGCAGGCTTCTACGAATGGACTGTatgagcagcaggatccCGAGCAGGAGGAGTTTAACCTGCGCGGGAAATTCAGGACTGATGAAAATGGGAGGTACTCGTTCTATTGTCTGCGGCCGACGCCGTATCCTGCGCCGGATGATGGGCCCGCAGGGATGCTGTTGAAGTTGATGGATAGGCATGTGTTCCGACCGGCGCATATTCATATCATT GCAACACACGACGGGTACAGGCCTCTCACGACGCAGATATTCGACCGACAGGACCCGTATCTGACGAGCGACGCGGTATTTGCCGTGAAGGAATCGTTGATTGTCGATTTCATTGAGCGCAAGGGTGACCCACAAGCTGGGCTTGAGCTGAACTTTGATGTCAAATTAGTGCCTGATGGGATGAAGTCAAACGGCGCTTGA
- a CDS encoding uncharacterized protein (transcript_id=CADANIAT00007858) encodes MSTAEQAVWAHVAAVVLGSNAHETLMTKDLLGQTRWQEGRYTNAKTLHQEAVDGLIRLKGIDNEDTLTATGNLGRTKAKFYENLDEAKSLLKRASHGMSKVLGTTHVKTLIVQEDLALLAAQMEEELCEPLETVQQVLDIRTKKLPGRLNESIQYCDEAIKGLQKINATQHPLERELRAQKEEMVAMREQEG; translated from the exons ATGAGCACTGCAGAGCAGGCCGTCTGGGCTCATGTTGCAGCGGTAGTGCTCG GCTCCAATGCCCACGAGACTCTTATGACGAAGGATCTTCTGGGCCAGACAAGATGGCAAGAAGGTCGATACACCAATGCTAAAACGCTACACCAAGAGGCCGTCGACGGGCTAATAAGGCTCAAGGGGATAGACAACGAAGATACCCTAACGGCCACGGGCAATCTCGGTCGTACCAAGGCCAAATTCTACGAGAACCTCGATGAAGCAAAGTCACTACTCAAGCGAGCATCACACGGCATGAGCAAGGTACTCGGGACAACGCATGTGAAGACTTTGATCGTGCAAGAGGACCTCGCCCTGCTTGCGGCgcagatggaagaagagctaTGTGAGCCATTGGAGACGGTGCAACAAGTGCTCGACATTCGAACGAAAAAG CTTCCGGGAAGACTTAATGAGAGCATTCAATACTGCGACGAGGCTATTAAGGGTTTGCAAAAGATCAATGCGACGCAGCATCCGCTAGAGAGAGAACTGAGGgcccagaaagaagagatggTTGCGATGAGAGAACAGGAAGGCTGA
- a CDS encoding uncharacterized protein (transcript_id=CADANIAT00007859), producing the protein MATVESKSPIDDVEKAPSEASDEERRREFLSSFTPEDDKRIMNKVNRRFLWLIGVIYVIKTIDYTNAAAVKVLQVGEERNVLSELKMTTNEYNWVQSIYFISYIVFEVPSNLLQKRLTPRLWQSRIMLTWGIVLACHAAVQNKHALYALRFLLGLCEAGMFPGIAAQLCGWYRSDEMATPIMWMFGFQNTSGIIGSLITYGISYMNGLQDLSAWRWVYLLEGLFTIAFSGVIFLVLPDWPKSERTKKWLTEREQEYVETRLSENAPKESDASFDKGEVIAALKDQRTYSFMISQILINFAGYALSWQLPTITTSLGFAGLPRNQLLNIPPAAASVLAIIFSGWFLKRAYMTRPAYIMSVIIGPMLLFFILLAVLDNKVGIYIACVFGTMFYAVYFIPFWAWRSSSLKGMTGSAFTLAFQSCVGQVGGVIGPQLFQSRFAYNGYKTPFAICAAVVGVAWLTNGWTWWLTRNVEYDVMRVRRLRIKEEKQGRIYAGEDVQVYKERQFYDGMGRKKEQLEV; encoded by the exons ATGGCGACAGTTGAGAGCAAGAGTCCAATTGACGATGTAGAAAAAGCGCCTAGCGAAGCAAGCgatgaggagagaagacgCGAATTCCTCTCGTCGTTCACGCCGGAGGATGACAAGCGGATTATGAACAAGGTCAACAGGCGGTTTCTCTGGCTGATCGGCGTTATTTATGTTATCAAGACG ATCGACTATACCAATGCCGCAGCCGTCAAGGTACTGCAGGTCGGTGAAGAGCGCAATGTGCTGTCGGAGCTGAAAATGACCACGAACGAATACAACTGGGTCCAGTCGATCTACTTT ATAAGCTACATCGTGTTCGAAGTTCCCAGCAAcctgctgcagaagcggcTCACGCCGCGTCTCTGGCAGTCGCGGATCATGCTTACCTGGGGCATCGTCCTCGCTTGCCATGCAGCTGTGCAGAACAAGCACGCGCTCTACGCCCTGCGTTTTCTTCTAGGGTTGTGCGAAGCTGGCATGTTTCCTGGTATTGCGGCGCAGCTCTGCGGGTGGTATCGCAGCGACGAGATGGCGACGCCCATCATGTGGATGTTTGGGTTCCAGAATACATCAGGGATTATTGGGTCGCTCATTACTTATGGCATCTCCTACATGAATGGGTTACAGGACTTGAGTGCCTGGCGATG GGTATATCTCCTAGAAggcctcttcaccatcgccTTCTCCGGTGtaatcttcctcgtccttccGGACTGGCCTAAATCAGAGCGCACGAAAAAGTGGCTCACTGAGCGAGAGCAGGAATATGTGGAAACACGCCTGTCCGAGAACGCTCCAAAGGAAAGTGACGCCAGTTTCGACAAGGGCGAGGTGATTGCAGCTCTGAAGGATCAGAGGACTTATTCGTTCATGATCTCGCAGATCCTCATCAACTTTGCAGGATACGCATTGAGCTGGCAGCTGCCTACCATTACGACAAGTCTTGGCTTCGCAGGTCTGCCGCGAAACCAGCTGCTCAATATTCCTCCAGCCGCGGCGTCGGTTcttgccatcatcttctctgGATGGTTCCTGAAGAGGGCGTATATGACTCGACCAGCGTATATCATGTCCGTGATCATTGGGCCgatgctgctcttcttcatcctgttGGCGGTTCTGGACAACAAAGTCGGAATATACATCGCCTGCGTCTTCGGGACAATGTTCTATGCAGTCTATTTTATCCCTTTCTGGGCTT GGCGGAGTTCGTCCCTGAAAGGTATGACCGGATCTGCATTCACACTCGCCTTCCAGTCCTGTGTTGGCCAAGTCGGCGGTGTAATTGGGCCACAGCTCTTCCAGTCGCGCTTCGCATACAACGGATACAAGACGCCATTTGCGATCTGCGCCGCCGTGGTTGGGGTGGCATGGTTGACGAATGGGTGGACGTGGTGGCTGACGCGGAACGTCGAGTACGATGTCATGCGCGTAAGGCGGTTGCggatcaaggaggagaagcagggCCGGATCTACGCCGGCGAGGATGTCCAGGTCTATAAGGAGCGGCAGTTCTACGATGggatggggaggaagaaggagcagctggaggtgtAG
- a CDS encoding uncharacterized protein (transcript_id=CADANIAT00007860), with translation MASTSTENGPEKASATATIALNEPPAPAPAPSHPAKEGGLRGWLQVLSTLFILFNIWGLAFAFGSFQSFYVLDFLPSTSTSAISWTGTIQSWLLIMGGLVSGPLFDLGYYVHLISIGSFLSVFGIMMLSLATKYYQILLSQGICAGLGFGLLYIPSLTIVSRTFVRKRALALGIATAGAPAGGVIYTLMFEQLLPRAGFAWTVRIIGFVMLGLFIAAGVMVSFTADTAKPSQARRPAVGKRQLFDTAALKDLPFWSYTLANFFLYLGYMSPFYYIPIYAETKLHTSRSMGLYILIISQASSIIGRVVTTAVAHYFGAMVPWIITGIASGVLCMAWISATTLARFILFAAFYGILLPEP, from the exons ATGGCTTCCACCTCTACAGAGAACGGTCCAGAAAAGGCGTCTGCCACTGCGACTATAGCTCTCAATGAaccgccagcaccagcaccagcaccatcACATCCAGCCAAAGAAGGCGGACTCCGTGGCTGGCTACAGGTTCTCAGCACCCTCTTCATTCTATTCAACATTTG GGGGCTAGCCTTCGCCTTCGGCTCCTTCCAGAGCTTCTATGTGCTCGACTTCCTCCcctcaacatcaacatccgCGATATCATGGACGGGAACCATCCAGTCCTGGCTTCTCATAATGGGCGGTCTTGTCTCAGGCCCGCTTTTCGATCTTGGGTACTACGTCCACCTCATAAGCATCGGCTCCTTCCTGTCTGTCTTTGGGATTATGATGCTCTCGCTAGCTACGAAATATTACCAGATCCTGCTGTCGCAGGGAATCTGCGCTGGACTCGGGTTTGGACTACTCTATATCCCTAGTCTGACGATTGTTAGCCGGACCTTTGTGCGGAAACGCGCATTGGCATTGGGAATCGCGACGGCGGGTGCGCCCGCGGGGGGCGTGATTTATACGCTCATGtttgagcagctgctgccgcgcGCGGGTTTCGCGTGGACAGTGAGGATAATCGGGTTTGTGATGCTGGGACTGTTCATCGCCGCAGGAGTCATGGTCTCGTTCACTGCGGACACAGCGAAACCCAGCCAGGCTCGGAGACCGGCAGTTGGAAAACGGCAGCTGTTCGATACGGCAGCCCTGAAAGACCTCCCTTTTTGGTCCTATACGCTCGcaaacttcttcctctatcTCGGCTACATGTCCCCATTCTACTACATCCCGATCTATGCGGAGACCAAGCTACATACCTCGCGGTCAATGGGGCTCTACATTCTGATCATCTCTCAAGCATCTTCTATAATTGGACGCGTAGTTACAACAGCCGTCGCGCATTACTTTGGCGCGATGGTGCCTTGGATTATCACTGGTATTGCTAGCGGCGTGCTCTGTATGGCCTGGATCAGTGCAACGACCCTGGCACGCTTTATCCTTTTTGCTGCTTTCTACGGTATACTTCTCCCCGAGCCCTAG
- a CDS encoding uncharacterized protein (transcript_id=CADANIAT00007861) — protein MHYDQPPAYTETTLTAASLVGPALDRPSSSHSSTASIPSVSISLSNTTATETSPKGGDASSSFAMLSLGDSDKLRFIRFPDHLIVIASEVITRLWPKGIQKTQNFDESVQFKLKGNPLGYSFDGEKAAIRVTIMGLLNAFAKEGWVVLPAGKVGKMGRGDSQSYGQGDSLVFHRQHPESRSWLCVSFDSADLLHLLNAPAELTTLLLASFGDRIEKCNKDFVSGNFELKFKGSPWTKTGAKGAVQCRLILLDLMQCFEEHGYTMCTALDIDGGLGGTEYKSNGEAWFWYR, from the exons ATGCATTACGACCAACCGCCAGCCTACACTGAAACAACCTTGACGGCGGCTTCATTAGTAGGCCCAGCTCTAGACCGCCCCTCCAGCTCACACTCATCCACCGCCTCAATACCGTCTGTATccatctccctctccaataCTACTGCCACAGAAACCAGCCCAAAGGGTGGCGAtgcctccagctctttcgcCATGCTCTCACTCGGCGACTCGGACAAACTCCGCTTCATTAGGTTTCCTGACCATCTAATAGTGATCGCGTCCGAAGTGATTACCAGGTTATGGCCAAAGGGAATCCAGAAGACGCAGAATTTCGACGAGAGTGTGCAATTCAAACTGAAGGGAAATCCACTCGGATACAGCTTTGACGGCGAAAAGGCCGCCATCAGGGTGACGATTATGGGTCTTTTGAACGCGTTCGCGAAGGAGGGCTGGGTTGTGCTTCCGGCTGGTAAGGTGGGTAAAATGGGTCGGGGCGATTCTCAGAGTTATGGGCAGGGTG ACAGCCTAGTCTTCCATCGGCAACACCCGGAATCACGCTCATGGCTCTGCGTCTCGTTCGACTCAGCCGATCTCTTGCACCTGCTTAATGCGCCTGCCGAGCTTACAACCTTATTACTGGCCTCTTTTGGCGACCGTATCGAGAAATGCAACAAAGACTTCGTCTCGGGAAACTTCGAGCTCAAGTTCAAGGGGAGCCCGTGGACAAAGACCGGCGCCAAGGGCGCAGTGCAGTGCCGACTGATCTTGCTGGACCTCATGCAGTGCTTCGAGGAGCATGGTTATACCATGTGCACAGCGTTGGATATAGATGGAGGCCTCGGCGGGACTGAGTACAAGAGCAATGGGGAGGCGTGGTTTTGGTATCGATAG
- a CDS encoding uncharacterized protein (transcript_id=CADANIAT00007862) has translation MMQIDLADDQDERQRRLQEWDSDDDPGNPRNWSTLRKTLTTTVIGLIGFATTVNASIYSSGHEQVKRDFNVSTTVSLLPLSAYSLGLAFGPMISSPLSETFGRKFVYLLTLPMVDLFTLGVGASQGIASLIVCRFVAGVFAAPGVSVAAATITDYTPPSRRVIPLGIYYAIPTIGSSMGPLIGSFVVEQRGWRWTAWTPLIMAAVVHPPAIFIRESYKPILLQRRAEKLGGEGVLPVQRQTAMQLFKEFVTSTIVRPLHMLFTEPLVGFICLYCGFQFALLYTFIVASPRVFADVYGFSPSGQGLSFLGMVAGCICAPLVLFTVDRIVQLNPTLRIRNNNTEGGGSPPELKLYTAMFGSLILPTGLFLFAWTAKPHIHWMAPIVAQSLTFLGSMLIYIPCNFYMLDVYGSKYGASASGASSLTRYTLSTAFPLFVPQMYDALGVDWATSLLGFLATVMAPIPWVFFYKGPGFRARSGINIYIIPRSLKLAKENVAKGQPFGPVHWGRISGLFAGHLRTQGIRTSPGPSSARFGSVHSNHSYSYILSPICLPINKATLSEMTAPHRRKPIPQPHGRSHSHPTAISHPHPHSPAPAYTRPAQPRAPQQMAYHPPQSLAHGTPAPARSRSHYLPHPRSAPAQARQLSHIQTTQRHHGQQLKQHTTQISQHANTMKSQAKLNQSAQKENAQIAKSMQKQFAAQQKTFNKHANAQQRAFDKQSAAHQKHFEKQNAALAAQYERDRAAMDHEMEQIRHADAQRQYEYEQYMWYKSQAQVEQDRKDWDKTVAGVVAGAALGAAAGAAAGVAWEREQWEEQRLQAEAERQEDSSELEPSDYEYESRNEGYQTQSLGYDNGNSGYNDSGYEQQQPYTSLDFMTQNRDGNDGDDDCCDGCCGGNGNDDDDCCC, from the exons ATGATGCAAATAGACCTCGCAGACGACCAAGACGAAAGACAGAGGAGACTCCAAGAATGGGACAGTGACGACGACCCGGGGAATCCGCGCAACTGGTCCACGCTGAGAAAGACTCTGACAACGACCGTCATCGGCTTGATTGGGTTCGCAACCACTGTCAATGCCTCCATCTATTCTTCTGGTCATGAGCAGGTCAAAAGAGACTTCAATGTGTCAACGACGGTCTCTCTGCTTCCGCTTTCGGCATACTCCCTGGGACTGGCATTTGGACCGATGATCTCCTCTCCACTCTCTGAGACATTCGGCCGCAAATTCGTTTACCTCCTTACCCTTCCGATGGTGGATCTCTTCACGCTCGGTGTCGGGGCGTCGCAGGGGATCGCTTCGTTGATAGTGTGCCGCTTCGTCGCCGGCGTCTTCGCAGCACCGGGCGTCTCAGTGGCAGCGGCGACAATTACTGACTACACACCCCCTTCTAGGAGAGTCATTCCGCTGGGGATCTACTACGCAATCCCGACAATAGGAAGCTCAATGGGTCCCTTGATCGGTTCATTTGTGGTCGAGCAGCGCGGCTGGCGATGGACGGCATGGACACCGCTCATCATGGCGGCAGTCGTCCATCCGCCagccatcttcatcagagaGTCATATAAGCCGATCCTGTTGCAAAGGCGCGCAGAGAAACTGGGTGGCGAAGGTGTCCTGCCTGTGCAGCGCCAAACTGCAATGCAGCTCTTTAAAGAATTCGTCACCTCGACCATCGTCCGCCCGCTCCATATGCTCTTCACCGAGCCcctcgtcggcttcatcTGCCTCTACTGCGGCTTCCAGTTTGCCCTGCTCTACACCTTCATCGTCGCCAGCCCGCGCGTTTTTGCAGACGTCTACGGCTTCTCCCCTTCTGGTCAGGGCCTCTCCTTCCTAGGCATGGTAGCCGGCTGCATATGTGCACCTCTAGTCCTCTTCACAGTCGACCGGATTGTGCAGCTAAATCCTACCCTCCGAATCCGAAATAACAACACTGAGGGCGGCGGATCGCCCCCAGAGCTCAAGCTCTACACAGCCATGTTTGGCtctctcatcctccccaccggcctcttcctcttcgcctgGACGGCGAAACCGCACATCCACTGGATGGCCCCCATTGTAGCACAAAGCCTGACATTCCTTGGCAGTATGCTTATATACATCCCCTGTAACTTCTACATGCTTGACGTGTATGGGTCTAAATACGGGGCGTCTGCAAGTGGGGCGTCAAGCTTGACAAGGTATACCCTTTCCACTGCGTTCCCGCTGTTCGTACCGCAGATGTACGACGCGCTGGGGGTGGACTGGGCGACTAGTCTTCTGGGATTTCTAGCTACGGTGATGGCGCCGATTCCGTGGGTTTTCTTCTACAAGGGGCCAGGGTTTCGGGCGCGTAGTGG AATAAACA TTTACATTATCCCACGCAGCCTAAAATTAGCCAAGGAAAACGTCGCCAAGGGCCAGCCGTTCGGGC CCGTGCATTGGGGTCGGATTAGTGGATT GTTCGCAGGACATCTGAGGACGCAGGGTATAAGAACATCGCCGGGTCCATCCTCTGCAAGGTTCGGCTCCGTTCACTCCAATCATTCTTACAGCTACATCTTGAGCCCTATCTGCCTGCCTATTAACAAGGCTACTCTATCCGAAATGACCGCACCACACCGCCGTAAACCAATCCCCCAGCCTCATGGCCGCTCTCACTCTCATCCTACCGCTATttcccatccccatcctcacTCCCCAGCGCCGGCATACACCAGACCTGCTCAACCCCGTGCACCACAGCAGATGGCATACCATCCTCCTCAGTCTCTGGCCCATGGtactccagctccagcacgGTCTCGCTCCCACTACCTCCCTCATCCCCGCTCGGCTCCAGCGCAAGCAAGACAACTCTCCCACATTCAAACAACGCAGCGCCACCACGGCCAACAGTTGAAACAGCACACCACTCAGATATCGCAGCATGCAAATACAATGAAGTCCCAAGCGAAGCTAAACCAAAGTGCCCAGAAAGAGAACGCGCAGATAGCAAAGAGCATGCAGAAACAATTCGCAGCACAGCAAAAAACATTCAACAAGCACGCCAATGCACAACAAAGGGCTTTTGATAAGCAATCTGCTGCGCACCAGAAGCACTTCGAGAAACAGAATGCTGCCCTTGCAGCTCAGTATGAGAGAGACCGCGCCGCAATGGACCATGAAATGGAACAGATCCGGCATGCTGATGCGCAGAGGCAGTATGAGTACGAGCAATATATGTGGTATAAGTCACAGGCGCAGGTGGAGCAAGACAGGAAAGATTGGGATAAGACTGTTGCAGGTGTTGTTGCAGGAGCGGCACTTGGGGCTGCGGCCGGTGCAGCAGCGGGGGTTGCATGGGAAAGGGAGCAGTGGGAAGAGCAGCGATtgcaagctgaagctgagcggCAGGAAGATTCGAGCGAACTAGAGCCATCTGACTATGAGTATGAGAGCAGGAACGAGGGGTATCAGACTCAGAGTTTGGGGTATGACAACGGCAACTCGGGGTATAACGACAGTGGGtatgagcagcagcagccgtATACATCTCTCGACTTTATGACGCAGAATAGGGATGGGAACGACGGGGATGACGACTGCTGCGATGGTTGCTGTGGAGGGAATGGgaatgatgacgacgattgctgttgctga